The following nucleotide sequence is from Thermostaphylospora chromogena.
TGTGGGCCGGGAGCGGGAGCTGGCCGAGCTGCTGGCCTGGTGTGCCGATCCGCAGGCCGGGCGGCTACGACTTTTGACCGGGCCGGGCGGGGTGGGCAAGTCGCGCCTGGCGGCCGAGCTGGCTGCGCGGCTGGGGCCGGAGTGGGGGGTGCTGGAGGTCCGCGACGACAGCGAGGCGGAGGCGTTGGCGCGGTGGCGGGAGGCGGATCCGCGCCGGCCGGTGCTGATCGTGGTGGACTACGCCGAGACCCGCACCGGTCTGGCGGGGCTGTTGCATGCGGTGGCGGCCGATGCGGGGCGGCGGGTGCGGGTGCTGCTGCTGGCCCGCAGCGCCGGAGAATGGTGGCGGCAGCTGGGCGCCGAATCGGCGCGGGTACGGCAGATGGTGGCCCAGGCCGGCACGGGCATCACACTGGCCGACCGGGTGACGGCCGGCAAGTCGGATCGGGAGCTGGTGGCCGAGGCGGTGCCGTACTTCGCCGAAGCCTTGCACGTTCCGGTGCCGCGGCAGTTTGCGGTGGAGCTGGGCGAGGGCCCGCATCGGATCTTGGACTTGCACGCGGCGGCGCTGGTGGTGGTGCTGCGCTCGGCGCAGCCCGACGCTGGCCGGGTCACGGTCAAGGTGGAGGACGTGCTGGAGGAGCTGCTGGGCCATGAGCGGCGCTATTGGCTGCAGACCGCCCGGGCTCGCGGCTTCTTTCAGGGTGCGCACGGGCTGACCAGTGTGATGGTGGAGCAGACGGTGGCGGCCGGCACCCTGCTGGGAGCACGAAGCCGTGATCAGGCGGCCCGGGTGGCAGGGCGGGTGCCCGGGGCGGCGGCGTCGGTGGTGGTGGCCGACTGGCTGCGGGAGCTGTACCCGCCCGACGACGATGCCGAGTGGCTGGGGCGGTTGCGGCCGGATCGGCTGGCGGAGCTGCACATCACCCGCCAGCTCACCGCCTCGGCCGAGCTGCTGGAATCCTGCCTGA
It contains:
- a CDS encoding ATP-binding protein, with product MSVAFVVGAAAVAAAVAAVTDGKPVQTVLGAVLGGVGTAFAPTVLDRLRERDRAREVRDEAAELLPQMTGPAQLLHPARGVVPFVGRERELAELLAWCADPQAGRLRLLTGPGGVGKSRLAAELAARLGPEWGVLEVRDDSEAEALARWREADPRRPVLIVVDYAETRTGLAGLLHAVAADAGRRVRVLLLARSAGEWWRQLGAESARVRQMVAQAGTGITLADRVTAGKSDRELVAEAVPYFAEALHVPVPRQFAVELGEGPHRILDLHAAALVVVLRSAQPDAGRVTVKVEDVLEELLGHERRYWLQTARARGFFQGAHGLTSVMVEQTVAAGTLLGARSRDQAARVAGRVPGAAASVVVADWLRELYPPDDDAEWLGRLRPDRLAELHITRQLTASAELLESCLKDLDEHQRRRALVTLARAAQELEAAGQILQRLLPQVAGEVGTIPASRETLVALYAALPYPSLIAGRRTRPTGPAHPEQHSGRRGGRGARTVAVQPRRSPRGAGTSGRGPARRARGRGHLPGAGPGLP